CGCCACGATCACCGCGGAAGACAGCCGCGAAGCGTTGCTGCCCGCGTCGTCATCCGCCAAGTCCGAAATCCTCGGGCGACCCTTGGGCGGCGGGTTCAACCTCCCGGAATTGCTCAAGGAAGTTGCCCAGAGCTACTTGAGCCGCGCGCTCGACGAAGCGCAGGGAAACAAGACGAAGGCCGCCGACCTGGTGGGCCTGTCCAGCTACCAGACCTTCACGAACTGGCTAGCAAAGTACGAGGTCCAAACCTGATGGCACGGTCATTGAAAAAGGAGCCGGCATGGTCGGCAAGGAGACAGAGCGCATGAAGTCGCAGAACTTCGAGTTCCTGCGCCCGAAGCGCGCGCCCTTCGCCGATCTCGCCGGTTTCGCGGAGCGCTATGCCTACTCGGATCCGGCGAGCTCGCTCATCAAGCAGCGCAGCTTCGTCGAGCAGGTGGTGGCCGCCATCTACGAGCGCTATCGCCTGCTGCCTCCGTACTCGGACAACCTGAACGACCTACTCAACGCGGAGCCGTTCCGCCAGTCCGTTCCCGAGGTCGTCCAGAACAAGTTGCATGTTGTCCGGAAGTCGGGGAACCGTGCGGCTCACCCACGCCGTCCGATCACCAGCGACCTCTCGCTCGACTGTCTCGCGCAGC
This DNA window, taken from Pseudomonadota bacterium, encodes the following:
- a CDS encoding AAA family ATPase: ATITAEDSREALLPASSSAKSEILGRPLGGGFNLPELLKEVAQSYLSRALDEAQGNKTKAADLVGLSSYQTFTNWLAKYEVQT